A segment of the Sphingobacterium oryzagri genome:
ATCATCAAGCGCACGCGTTGCCCTATTTTGGGAGCCGCATGAGCTCGTCTATCGCCAACAATACCTGGACGAGAATACGGCAGATCAATATTTTTCTGGCAGAGATCGATAAGCATGGATTAACCGAAGAAGTGACTGCACCCTTAAAAGGACAACTGTATTTTTGGCGCGCATTTCAATATTTCGATCTGCTGCGGTTGTATGGAGGCGTTCCGCTGGTTTTAGAACCGCAAGATCCGGTAGGTTCCAGTGGCGAAAACCTGGAAGTACCAAGAAGTTCGTCTTCGGAAACATTGGCACAGATTATCCTTGATTTGGAGGAAGCCATGTCGCTGTTGCCCGGCTCTTGGGACAGCGGAAACTGGGGCCGCATTACCAGTGGTGCGGCGGCTGCACTAAAAGGTCGTGTTTTGTTGACGTGGGCAAGTCCGCTGTTCAATAGAAACGATGACCAGGCGCGTTGGCAGCAAGCGTATGACGCTAATCTGGCGGCAAAAACGCTGTTGGAAGCAAATGGCTTTGGCTTGTTTCGCACGGGAAACCTGGCCAATGCAGAAGCTTGGGGCAACATGTGGTTTACTGAAGTGAATAATCCTGAAGCGGTCATTGTGTATGGTTTCAATAACAGCACGACCGATGAGGTGGGAAAAAATAATCGTTGGGAGTATGCCACACGTTCTACCGCAACCAGCGGCAACGGTGCGATATCACCAACGAAGCAAATGGTTGATGCCTTTCCGATGAAAGATGGTCGTTATCCGGAAAATTCCAACTATCCGTATGATGCGAAGAAATTCTACAAGAATAGAGATCCTCGTTTTTACAAAACCTTTGTGTATAACGGAGCAGTATGGCCCTATCGGGAAAATCCAAACTTTGTGCAGTGGACCTATCGATGGTATAACAGTGGCGGCAACATTAATGGCACGCCCAATCAAACGACAGAAACACTGGGTGCCAATGGCAGCGGTATTTACTTAGCAAAAGCCACCAATCCCAATGCGTCGAATGTCGATAATTTTTCGATAAGCGGCACAGATGTTATGGAACTGCGTTTTGCGGAAGTGCTGTTAAATTTGGCCGAATCGGCCATAGGTATTGGCCAGCTTAGCGAGGGAACAGCGTTGATGATGTCTGTCCGCGAGCGTGCAGGTGTAGAAAATCTTGATGGCAGTTACGGCCTGGCAGCTATCGCTGGCAGAGACCAGCTTTTTAAAGCTGTCTTAGACGAGCGGCGCGTAGAATTTGCGTATGAAGGCAAGCGATTTTGGGATCTCAGACGTTGGATGTTGTTTGATGAAGCAAGCCCTACCGTCATTCGCTTAGGAATGCAAGCGCAGGCGCTAAATGGCACGAGACGCACCGGTTATTTTATCATTGCAAAAAATAATAATGGCGCACGTTATCAGGGCGGAAGCGATCCGTTTTTAGCACCGGCGAATGGAAATGCGCCCGTCATCAACCGACAGCCAGAAAGCTATCCGGATGGAATAACAAACTTTGAGCAATACGTGGATTATCTGTATGATAATTACTTTGAAATTGTAGAAAAGGATGACCTTGATCCTACGAACCCGACAGACTGGGTGTTTTCTTGGTATGATCCGTATTATTTCTTTGGTTTAAGCCAGACTATCATGAATTCTTCGCCCTATTTGGAGCAAACAAAAGGCTGGGACGGATTAAACGGTGCCGGAAACTTTGATCCATTGCTGTAATACGGGCGAGCTCTAAATGATTTCCGTCATAGTATCGTTACGTGCTTGGCTAATATGCTACAGGATTAGGTGAAAATACTATAAGCAAGCCACTATTTATCTTGCTAGCTTTGGATAGCTAATGTAATGATTATAGGATATAAGCCTACGGTTATCTTTTAAAATTTTATCTATGAATAAAAAGATCTTATCGGGTCTCTTGATCGGATTGGGCGTTTTTACGCTGCAAACTGCCAAAGCCCAATACCCAAAAATTCCAGCAGATGTGCAAAAAGCATCTAATGAAATGATGGCGCGCGCCACAAAACAATCGGATGACGCTTGGGGAAGAGCGCTGCCAGTTATCGAAGAATATGCGAAGCAGGGTAAGCCCTATATTCCTTGGGCTGGCCGGCCTACCGATCTGCCGCAAGCAGAAATACCGGCGTTTCCGGGTGCTGAAGGTGGCGGAAAATACAGTTTTGGCGGTCGGGGCGGCAAGGTGCTAGTGGTGACCAGTTTGGAAGACAACGGACCAGGATCGCTTCGCGAAGCTTGCGAACAAGGCGGTCCGCGGATTATTGTGTTTAATGTCGCTGGGATTATCCGATTAAAAACACCGTTAATTATTCGCGCGCCTTACATCACAATCGCCGGTCAGTCAGCGCCAGGTGATGGTGTGTGTGTGGCCGGCGAAACGGTGTGGATCAACACCCATGATGTGCTGATTCGGCATATGCGCTTTCGTCGCGGCGAGACCTATGTGGGCCGAAGAGACGATGCGATTGGCGGAAACCCAATCGGGAATATCATGATCGACCATGTGTCAGCAAGTTGGGGATTGGACGAGAATATGTCCATGTACCGACATATGTATAACGATAGTACAGGAAAACAAGAGGAAAAACGCGGAACGGTTAATATCACGATCCAGAATTCTATCTTTTCTGAAGCGCTTGATACCTGGAACCATGCTTTTGGAAGCACGCTGGGCGGTGAAAATTGCACGTTCATGCGAAATCTATGGGCCAATAATGCGGCAAGAAATCCGTCTATCGGCTGGAATGGTATCTTCAACTTCGCCAACAATGTTATCTACAACTGGGTGCATCGCGGCATCGATGGCGGTGACTACCAGGCAACCTACAATATCTTCAACAACTATTTTAAACCCGGCCCGGCTACGCCCGTGGGGCAGCCCATCAGCTACCGTATTTTGAAGCCGGAAGCAGGCAGGAGCAAGCTGCCGTATGTGGTATTTGGTCGTGCTTACGTGACTGGAAATATTGTGGAAGGGAGCGATGACGTGACCGCCGATAATTGGAACGGCGGCGTACAGATTGAAAATAAAGAAGGAAAAGGGATGACTTTTGAAGAAGCTAAGCCATATTTTGCGGCGATGAAAGCAGCCAAACCATTTCCACATGCCGAATTTAATATCATGAGTGCTACCGAATCGTATGATTATGTGCTTGCGCACGCCGGAGCAACGTTGCCAAAGCGTGATCCTGTTGACCTGCGTATTGTTAAAGAGGTGCGCGATGGCAAACCGACACCGCTTAAAAATGTAACGCTGCCGGAAAAAGATTTTGAACACCGCCGACTGCCTAAAGACTCCTATAAAATGGGTATTATTACTGATATTTCTCAGGTGGGCGGTTACCCGACTTACAAAGGAAAAGCGTATAAAGATTCAGACAACGACGGGATTCCGGATGCCGTAGAAATCAAGATGGGACTCAATCCGAAAGATGCTTCCGACTCGGCAAAAATAACCGAATCGGGCTACGCCAATATCGAAATTTATTTGAACGGTTTAGAATAGATAATTATGCGTTTCAAGTTAAAATATAGCTTTCCGCTCATGCTGCTTGCTTTGCCTTTTTGCGCGAAGGCGCAATATCCTGTCGTGCCAGATTCGCTGAAAATGCAAGCCGAGCAACGGGAAAAGGCGGAAAAATTGCGTGCCGATCGGGCTTGGGAACAAGCGCAGCAGGTAATCGCTCAGGAAGGTCGTCCGTTTATTCTTGATGCCGCAAAACCGGAAGATTTGCCGCAGGCATCTATTCCTGCTTTTCCGGGTGCAGAGGGCGGCGGTGCATATACCGCTGGCGGTCGGGGCGGGCGCGTAATCGTTGTTAATAGCTTGGCCGATAGCGGACCAGGAACCTTGCGAGAGGCCTGTGAGGCTGGCGGCGCACGCATCATCGTATTCAATGTTGCGGGCATCATCCAGCTGGAGCATCCGATCACGATCAAAGCGCCTTATATCACGATTGCCGGACAAACAGCGCCCGGTGATGGCGTGTGTGTGGCGGGCGAATCTTTTCTTATCGATACCCACGATGTCATTGTGCGTTTCATGCGTTTTCGCAGAGGAACGACCGAAGTAACGCGGCGTGACGACGCTTTGGGCGGAAATGGCGTTGGCAATATCATGATCGACCACGTATCGGCAAGCTGGGGGCTTGACGAAAATATGTCTATGTACAGACACGTGTATGATCGCGAAGGCAAAAACCTAAAACTTCCTACAGTAAACATCAGCATACAAAATTCGATTTTTTCTGAAGCCTTGGATACCTACAACCATGCTTTCGGGAGTACTATCGGCGGGCTCAATAGTACTTTTATGCGTAACCTTTGGGCATCCAATATCAGTAGAAACCCATCGGTAGGGATGTATGGTGATTTCGGTTTCGTGAATAATGTCGTTTGGAATTGGTGGAATCGTACAGCGGATGGTGGAGATCACCGATCGCTCTATAATTTTATCAATAACTACTACAAGCCGGGACCAATCACACCCGTAGGCGAGCCGATTTCCTACCGGATATTGAAGCCGGAATCAGGTCGTGATAAAGAATTTGCCAACACGTTTGGAAAAGCTTATGTGCATGGCAACGTGATTGAAGGCAATGCTAAAGTGACGAAGGATAATTGGGATGGTGGCGTGCAGCCAGCTGCTGATAAGGCTGTACTGGCGCAGATTAAGGTTGATAAACCTTTTCCGCTATCGGCTTTTGGCAAAATCATGAGCGCCGAAGAATCTTTTAACTACGTGCTTGAGCATGTAGGAGCAACATTGCCAAAGCGTGATGCTGTTGATGAGCGCATCGTGAAGCAAGTAAAAACCGGAAAGGTGTTTTACACAGAACCTAAAGAGCCTATAGCGCCTTCTCGCTATGTGAAACGTCGATTACCGATGGATTCGTATAAGCAAGGCATTATTACCGATGTAGCACAAGTGGGTGGATATCCCACATACCAAGGTCAGCCGTATAAAGATAGTGACAACGACGGACTTCCCGACGATTATGAACGCGAAGTGGGACTAGACCCGCATAACCCAAAGGATGCTGCGCAGATCAGTAAAAATGGGTATGCACATATCGAAAATTTTTTGAACAGCGTAGTGCCGTTAAAGACAGTTAAACCGGAATAATTCAATTCCGTAATGCATTATTAAATTGGTTGGTTAGAGGCTGTCCCGTCCGGGTGACAGTCTCTTTTTTTTGCGCAAAAGGTCGCTGCCTTAGCGGCTAACGAAAGGTATTGTAACAACGATGTTAACCACATGCTAACATATTATAGTAAATGGGTAATGCGCTACAATAATACCGACACAGTTTTCTCCACCTTTGTGAAGGTGATATAGTGAAATGATGCCTCTATGGTCGGAGGTTTTCTTATACTACCGTCAATGTGTGATGTGCTTTCGTTTTTTTAAGGCTAACCAATTAAAGAAATCAGCAAGAAGCAAACGTATAAATTCAGTTTTTAAAAGGAGAAAAATGTATACCATTTTGACTAAAGATTGCTGTTTTTTTACGAGCTACTTTCAACGCATACCAATAGATAAAATTATTTGACATAAATTGAAATAAAACTAGACGAGTTGTCTGGTCGCTAACAGATTTTTTAAACCTATTTTATTAAACACAATTTTAAACCAATGAATTATCACGCTTTTTTTAAAAAGGGGCTTCTGCGAAGAAGTTTACGGTGTTTGTATCCGCTGATAGCATTGACACCGATAACCGTTATGGCCGCAACGCCGCTTACTAAGCCGGATCTGCATGCCAGTAAGTTCGTCGGAATCAGTGGAAAGGTTCTTGATGCCGACGGTAAGCCTGTACCAGGCGCCACGATATTGATAAAAGGGTCGAAGGCCGGTGTCAAAACCGATGAAAATGGTGTTTTTAACATCAATGTGCCGGAAGCAAATAGCATCATTATCGTCAGCTATGTCGGATACAAAGTGCAGGAAATAAATGTTGGTGGTCTGTCAACCATTACGGTTCGCTTAGAATCTTTAGCAGCGATCGATGAAGTGGTGGTTACGGGTTACGGACAAAAGAAAAAGTCGGAAGTCATCGGCTCTATCGCGAGCATAACGGGCGAAGAATTGATGGATGTGCCCGCGCCAAATATCGCTGGTGCCCTGCGAAATCGTATTGCCGGAGTCGGTGTCAGTCAGGTTTCAGGAAGACCGGGTGCGGCGATTACCTTAAACGTTCGTGGAGCCTCGACCAGTACGCAAGGCGCTACGATTGGTGCAACATCCGAGCCGCTTTATATTATAGACGGAATTACAGTAGATCGCGAGACGTTTGACAACTTAGATGCTTCCATGATCGAAAACATATCAATCTTAAAAGATGCCTCGGCGGCGATCTATGGTGCCGCAGGTGCCAAAGGCGTTATGTTGGTAACCACCAAGCGGGGCAAAGTAGGCAAACCTAGTATCACCTACAACGGTTATGTTGGTCAATCAGACGCCGCGCGAACGCCCGAAATGCTGTCGGCTTATGACCATGCGCTGTTGATGAATGAAACCAATGCGGTGCGTAACGCGCCAGCCAGTGACTATTTCAGTGCTGAAGACCTGGAATACATCAGGGGCTTAAACTATAAAAGTTGGTTTGAAGAAATGTGGCAACCCTCGCTGACGCAACGGCATAACCTGAGCATTTCCGGAGGTGGCGAAAAAATTACCTTCTTCGCCGGCGGCAGTTACCAGAATGAAAATGCCAACTATGCCGGAATGAAATATGATAAATATTCGTTTAGGAGTGGTTTAACGGCAGATATCGGTAAAGGATTGAAAGCAGATATCAATTTCAATGTTGACCACACGTCAAGAGAAGCAAAACATAACCTTTCAGAAAGTGATGCCAGCTTTTTTGAATCGATCATCGCAACACCGCAATGGGTGCCGATAAAGATTGACGATTACTTTGTGAATTATACGACCAATAGAAATCCATTGGCTTACCTCGAGTCTGGCTATTACAATAACCGGAAGTCGAAAGGATACCGCATCAATACCAGCTTAACATATCAACCAGAATTTTTGAAAGGATTGACGGCGAGGTTCCAGGTTTCGCAAGGTAGCGGCAGCGCCAATAGCAGGCAATATCAAGAACCATTTAAAGCGTACAATTTTGTGCGTAGAGGACAAAACCAGCAGTTGTTTACCAATGAGCTGCTCCCAGAAAATCCATTTGTAGAAGTGGTTACCATGCGCAATGCAAGTGTCGCGCCTACGCTGTCGGAAACAAACAGCTATCAGGGATTTTTAACGGTGCAATACGCAAACACGTTTGGTAAACACAGCGTAGATGCCATGGTGGGCGGCGAGCAATCGCAAGCTAATGCCGAATCTTTAGGCGTATCGTGGACTAACCAACTGATTCCGGGTGGTGAAGACTGGTGGGCTTTCGATAATAACACGCTCACGCGCGGAAATATCTTTCGCACAGAAAGCGCCAAGCGTTCATTCTTCGGGCGGTTTAATTATGACTTCAACAAAACCTATCTTTTAGAAGTCGTGTCGCGTGTAGATGCATCGTCCAACTTTGCTTTGGGCAACCGTTGGGGCTGGTCGCCCAGTGTAGGAGCCGGATGGGTAGTGAGTAACGAGCGCTTTTTTTCGGAGAATGTATCTTTCATCAATTTTCTGAAATTAAAGTTTAATATCGGTATCACGGGTGATGACCGTGTTACCCAGCGACTTTGGCAGGAACGCTTTATTATCGATACCAATAATGGCTACCTATTTGGCGCAAACAACGGTAATTCGCTCAATCCATCTGTAATTGCTAACCCATTGATCACCTGGGAAAAAAAGCGCACAATGAATTTTGGCGTGGAAATGTCTTTGTTTGATAATAAACTAGATCTTGGGGCTGAATTTTTCCAAAACAAAGTGTATGATGGCTTTGATATGGGCGGAGCAGACATTACACCGCTATATGTAGGCTTTCTGCCGCCTGTTATCAACTACAGAGAGGCGTACAACTGGGGCTCGGAGTTTACCATTGGCTACCGAACAAAAATCGGGAAAGATGTCAATGTGAACGCCAGCATGAACTTTAGTTACGGCAACTCCATAATTACGCGTGTATTATATGCTCCGGGAAAATTGCTCGAAGCAAATATCGAAGATGGCCTGGCGACAGCATTTGGTACCGATCCGCGTAAATACAATTCCGGAAATTTCGGTCTGCAATACTTGGGTACATTCCGCGACCAGGCAGATGTAGATGCTTTTATGGCAAAAAATCCAAACTACCGCTCTTACAATGCCATTCCGCAGCCAGGCTGGATGTATTTTGAAGATACCAATGGCGACGGCGTTATCAACGATATGGATTTGGCGCCTATGTATGAAAATACCAATCCTATCTTTGCTTCCGGCATCACGCTGGGCATCGGTTATAAAGCCTTTAACCTCAGTACAAATATCAACATGCGTATTGGCGGAAAGATCGCTTACGATACACGTGCACGTATAGCAGCTTCGTTGAGCCGGAATGTTCTTTCGATTTGGGAAGACCGCTGGACAACGGAAAACCCAGACGGATGGATGCCACGCTTTGACGATCCGGCGTTGACGCGTAATTCAACATTTTGGGTGGTCAATGGCACCATGGTGCGTATCAACAACATGACCCTCAGCTACCGGATTCCTTCGACGATAGCTTCGCGAGCTGGTTTGGCGGGCGCACGCTTGCTGGTAACGGGCAATAACTTGTGGACATTGGTAAATCCATTGAAATACAAAGATCCGTATACTTCCAGTGCGTATGACTATCCTATCTTACGCACCATATCTCTTGGACTAAGTGTTAACCTCTAAAAGATCGGACATGAAATTATTTACAATAAAATCACTCGTTTGTTTATTCGCTTTTTCTTCATTGTTTTCGTGTAATGAAGATGAATTTTTACTTCTGCCCGATCGTGGTGGTATTGATGCCGCCATTTGGGATTCGGAAGGCTCTGTGCAGTTACACCTAAACAGGGCGTACGATCTGATCATTCCGCAGTTTTTGTTTGAAGAAGTGCCCGATAGGCATGGTATACATTACGCCAGCGATGAAAATTTCTGGCCCAATCAAGATCAGTGGGCAAGGCGTGCCTTAGGCATGGATTTTGGCTACATATTAGGCAATCACGACGTGCGTTACACCGGCAATAGTTACACCGTAGGGCGCAACAACAACCGCTATTTCGATATTGCCCGTTGTAATGAAGCGATTGCTAACATTCCTGTCGGCGCGATGCCCGATGCTACCAAAAATGTACTTTTAGGGCAGTATCATGCGCTAAGAGCCATGGTTTACTTTGAGATGGCTAAAGTATACGGCGGCGTGCCGCTTATTCTGGAGCCTGTAGATCCGGAAAACATTACCGTTAGTGGTCGTAACAGCGCGCGTCAGATTTTTGAAGCCGTCCTGAATGATCTAAACAAGTCGATCAGTCTTTTAGATGGTGTGGTGTGGAACGATGGCGACGGACGTGGAAAGATCAATAAGCTCATTGCGACCTGCCTCAAGGCAAAGGTGCTGCTCTATTGGGCAAGTCCGCAATTCAACCCGCTAAACGACCCGAAACATCCTTACGATGCTGCGCGTTGGCAAACCGCTTTAGAAGCCAACAAGGCGGCTTACGATCTGTGTTTGGCCGAAGGGCGTGCCCTTTTACCAAACTATGCCGATATTTTCCGGTTG
Coding sequences within it:
- a CDS encoding polysaccharide lyase, producing MNKKILSGLLIGLGVFTLQTAKAQYPKIPADVQKASNEMMARATKQSDDAWGRALPVIEEYAKQGKPYIPWAGRPTDLPQAEIPAFPGAEGGGKYSFGGRGGKVLVVTSLEDNGPGSLREACEQGGPRIIVFNVAGIIRLKTPLIIRAPYITIAGQSAPGDGVCVAGETVWINTHDVLIRHMRFRRGETYVGRRDDAIGGNPIGNIMIDHVSASWGLDENMSMYRHMYNDSTGKQEEKRGTVNITIQNSIFSEALDTWNHAFGSTLGGENCTFMRNLWANNAARNPSIGWNGIFNFANNVIYNWVHRGIDGGDYQATYNIFNNYFKPGPATPVGQPISYRILKPEAGRSKLPYVVFGRAYVTGNIVEGSDDVTADNWNGGVQIENKEGKGMTFEEAKPYFAAMKAAKPFPHAEFNIMSATESYDYVLAHAGATLPKRDPVDLRIVKEVRDGKPTPLKNVTLPEKDFEHRRLPKDSYKMGIITDISQVGGYPTYKGKAYKDSDNDGIPDAVEIKMGLNPKDASDSAKITESGYANIEIYLNGLE
- a CDS encoding RagB/SusD family nutrient uptake outer membrane protein, with translation MKIIRKITREILLATLAISLLAGCKDDFLEEKRDLTGINEEVFENESTAKAYVDYIYGLFQPGANSSNSLYWSLVVNGDNLTRTTEEIAGQTDINRPWTNIAYHQAHALPYFGSRMSSSIANNTWTRIRQINIFLAEIDKHGLTEEVTAPLKGQLYFWRAFQYFDLLRLYGGVPLVLEPQDPVGSSGENLEVPRSSSSETLAQIILDLEEAMSLLPGSWDSGNWGRITSGAAAALKGRVLLTWASPLFNRNDDQARWQQAYDANLAAKTLLEANGFGLFRTGNLANAEAWGNMWFTEVNNPEAVIVYGFNNSTTDEVGKNNRWEYATRSTATSGNGAISPTKQMVDAFPMKDGRYPENSNYPYDAKKFYKNRDPRFYKTFVYNGAVWPYRENPNFVQWTYRWYNSGGNINGTPNQTTETLGANGSGIYLAKATNPNASNVDNFSISGTDVMELRFAEVLLNLAESAIGIGQLSEGTALMMSVRERAGVENLDGSYGLAAIAGRDQLFKAVLDERRVEFAYEGKRFWDLRRWMLFDEASPTVIRLGMQAQALNGTRRTGYFIIAKNNNGARYQGGSDPFLAPANGNAPVINRQPESYPDGITNFEQYVDYLYDNYFEIVEKDDLDPTNPTDWVFSWYDPYYFFGLSQTIMNSSPYLEQTKGWDGLNGAGNFDPLL
- a CDS encoding SusC/RagA family TonB-linked outer membrane protein, coding for MNYHAFFKKGLLRRSLRCLYPLIALTPITVMAATPLTKPDLHASKFVGISGKVLDADGKPVPGATILIKGSKAGVKTDENGVFNINVPEANSIIIVSYVGYKVQEINVGGLSTITVRLESLAAIDEVVVTGYGQKKKSEVIGSIASITGEELMDVPAPNIAGALRNRIAGVGVSQVSGRPGAAITLNVRGASTSTQGATIGATSEPLYIIDGITVDRETFDNLDASMIENISILKDASAAIYGAAGAKGVMLVTTKRGKVGKPSITYNGYVGQSDAARTPEMLSAYDHALLMNETNAVRNAPASDYFSAEDLEYIRGLNYKSWFEEMWQPSLTQRHNLSISGGGEKITFFAGGSYQNENANYAGMKYDKYSFRSGLTADIGKGLKADINFNVDHTSREAKHNLSESDASFFESIIATPQWVPIKIDDYFVNYTTNRNPLAYLESGYYNNRKSKGYRINTSLTYQPEFLKGLTARFQVSQGSGSANSRQYQEPFKAYNFVRRGQNQQLFTNELLPENPFVEVVTMRNASVAPTLSETNSYQGFLTVQYANTFGKHSVDAMVGGEQSQANAESLGVSWTNQLIPGGEDWWAFDNNTLTRGNIFRTESAKRSFFGRFNYDFNKTYLLEVVSRVDASSNFALGNRWGWSPSVGAGWVVSNERFFSENVSFINFLKLKFNIGITGDDRVTQRLWQERFIIDTNNGYLFGANNGNSLNPSVIANPLITWEKKRTMNFGVEMSLFDNKLDLGAEFFQNKVYDGFDMGGADITPLYVGFLPPVINYREAYNWGSEFTIGYRTKIGKDVNVNASMNFSYGNSIITRVLYAPGKLLEANIEDGLATAFGTDPRKYNSGNFGLQYLGTFRDQADVDAFMAKNPNYRSYNAIPQPGWMYFEDTNGDGVINDMDLAPMYENTNPIFASGITLGIGYKAFNLSTNINMRIGGKIAYDTRARIAASLSRNVLSIWEDRWTTENPDGWMPRFDDPALTRNSTFWVVNGTMVRINNMTLSYRIPSTIASRAGLAGARLLVTGNNLWTLVNPLKYKDPYTSSAYDYPILRTISLGLSVNL
- a CDS encoding polysaccharide lyase; the protein is MRFKLKYSFPLMLLALPFCAKAQYPVVPDSLKMQAEQREKAEKLRADRAWEQAQQVIAQEGRPFILDAAKPEDLPQASIPAFPGAEGGGAYTAGGRGGRVIVVNSLADSGPGTLREACEAGGARIIVFNVAGIIQLEHPITIKAPYITIAGQTAPGDGVCVAGESFLIDTHDVIVRFMRFRRGTTEVTRRDDALGGNGVGNIMIDHVSASWGLDENMSMYRHVYDREGKNLKLPTVNISIQNSIFSEALDTYNHAFGSTIGGLNSTFMRNLWASNISRNPSVGMYGDFGFVNNVVWNWWNRTADGGDHRSLYNFINNYYKPGPITPVGEPISYRILKPESGRDKEFANTFGKAYVHGNVIEGNAKVTKDNWDGGVQPAADKAVLAQIKVDKPFPLSAFGKIMSAEESFNYVLEHVGATLPKRDAVDERIVKQVKTGKVFYTEPKEPIAPSRYVKRRLPMDSYKQGIITDVAQVGGYPTYQGQPYKDSDNDGLPDDYEREVGLDPHNPKDAAQISKNGYAHIENFLNSVVPLKTVKPE